TATTCAAATATTAGCCACGCAAAGCACACCTTACAATCATACTAATCCGATAATGACCCCGCCCTCTATAGATGCATAACGTAGCAACGGAGTTCATCATTTGTACAACATTCGGTAAAAGGTGAACTCTGTTAACACCAAGTGTAGTAGGAAACAGCTTAACGCCACTTAAACAGCACGGTGAGGCTTTATACTAAATAAACGCTAAGGTTTATATTTCCGAGTTAGATAAGCTATAAAGCCAGAAACGGGAACCACAATAAGAAACGAATAGTGAATATAAACACCCACATAGGACGACTTAAATAAAAACACTAGCCAAATAAGTAAGCTAGTAATAAAAATAAACTTCGAATATTTATGGATTTTGGCAAACATGTCAGTGAGTTAAATGGCTCATAGGAGACATAATCATAATATTAAACGCCCGCGCTTAATAGTTAGGATATTTCTAACCTCCAGAACGACTACCCTCAACGCGTTTAGCCGTAAAAATATCTCTTTTGCCAGATGAGTCACCCAACTCCGCCGCCGTCGTTCCCTAGCAAAGTTGAGTTGTTAATAAAAAGCTCAGTTAAACAGGTAGTGAAACCCACTAAACCTGCATATTCATAATATCTTGATAGGCTGCAACTAAGCGGTTGCGCACCTGAATCCCCATCTGCAGCGAGATCCCTGATTTTTGCAAATCAACCATAACGTCGTTTAACGCTACGCCCGGTACGCCCATTTCAAAATTTTGCGCCTGAATCTTGGCATTATTTTGTGTGTCGCTAATACGATTCACTGCGGCTTTAAGTTCAGCGGCAAATGCCCCCTGTGGAGCCTCACTATTTTGGCTACGGTTTGCAGCTGAGACTGCCGTCGCCTGAAGCTGCTGAAGTACGCCTTCAATTCCCACTATCGCCACTGCTGATACCCTCTTTGTCTGTGTTTACCAAATGGCTTTTACCCATAAGGCATCACCCTAACATAGAGATCAAAGAGTAAAGCCGCTAAATAGACGCAAAAATAGGGCCTTATTCTCCCATCAAATTCCCTCACTCCGCAGAATAATACCCTGCCTACTTTTGTAAGCCGCAGACCTTCCAAGAAAAGGCTCTGATTGAATACATTTCGCTGATAGCGCGTCAGGGAGTTCGTTTTGCAAGATATCAATTTATCCCGGGATTTTTTCCCGGCTCAACTGAAAGACAAGGTAAGCACATGAACGCTTCAGCCAACGGTAGCGCTGGCACCACAGCAAAAAGCGGGGATGGCGGTTTCGCTAGCATAGTGAATCGCCTGCGTGCTAACCCCAAAATTCCACTGCTCATTGCCGGTGCAATTGCTATCGCCGTTATTGCAGTACTGGCTCTGTGGGCTAAATCACCTGATTATCGGGTACTTTATAGCAACATCAGCGATCGGGACGGCGGTGCCATTGTCACCCAGCTCACCCAGATGAACACTCCCTATCGCTTCACGGATAATGGCACCGCGCTGTTAATTCCGGCGGAAAAAGTCCATGAAACGCGCCTGCGCCTCGCGCAGCAAGGTCTGCCGAAAGGGGGAGCCGTCGGGTTTGAGCTTCTGGATCAAGAAAAATTTGGCATCAGCCAGTTCAGTGAACAAATCAACTATCAACGCGCGTTGGAAGGCGAACTTTCTCGCACCATCGAAACATTAGGCCCCGTTCAGACGGCCCGCGTCCATTTAGCACTACCAAAACCGTCACTCTTTGTTCGAGAACAAAAGCAGCCCTCAGCTTCCGTTACCTTAAATCTGCAACCAGGCCGCGCTTTAGATGAAGGGCAAATCAACGCTATTGTCTATATGGTATCCAGCAGCGTTGCAGGCTTACCCGCGGGGAATGTCACCGTTGTCGATCAAGGTGGACACCTGCTGACACAGTCAGACGGCACGGGGCGCGATCTCAATGCCACTCAGTTAAAATATGCTAATGAAGTCGAAAGCCGAATTCAGCGCCGCATCGAGGCCATCTTGCAGCCGATGGTCGGCAACGGCAACGTGCATGCACAGGTCACCGCGCAGATTGATAATGCGGTTCGTGAGCAGACCGACGAAGAGTACAAGCCGAATCAGGGTGCCAATCAGGCGGCGGTGCGTAGCCAGCAACTGAGCGACAGCTCTCAGTCCGGTGGCCAACTCTCTGGCGGCGTTCCTGGCGCATTGACCAATCAACCGGCTCCACCTCCGACCGGGAATATCACCAATCCTCCGCAGGCGGGCGCAAATGCAAACGGTGCCAATGCGGCGAACGCCCAGCGCCCTGCTTCCACCATTGACACCAACGGTCGCCGGAGTAGCTCCTCATTCAATGCACGCCGCGATGAAACCATCAACTATGAAGTCGATCGTACCATCCGTCATACCCAGCAAAAAGCGGGCAATGTCGATCGTCTGTCGGTAGCCGTCGTCGTTAACTATGCTACCAACGCCAGCGGCAAAAGCATTCCGTTAACGCCACAGCAAATCGAGCAGGTCACGTCGCTGGTTCGCGAAGCCATGGGCTTCTCGGCAACGCGCGGCGACACGTTAAACGTGGTCAATACGCCATTTACCGCCGATGTTGAAGACAGCAGCGATGTGCCATTCTGGCAACAAGCAAGCTTCTTTGATCTGTTGATGACGTTGGGCCGCTACCTGTTGGTACTGATTGTCGCCTTCATTCTGTGGCGCAAACTGGTCAAACCGCTGTTGAACAAACAGCTGGCTAATGCGCAGACGGCCCGTCGGGTTGAGCCTACGCCAATTGTCACCACGCCGGTTCAACCAACCAAACCAAGTAATGAAGAAGTGCAGAATCGTCGTAAAACACAGCAGCGTGCCACCGCTGAACAGCAGGCACAGCGTGTCCGTGATATGGCTGAGCAAGACCCTCGCGTGGTTGCGCTGGTCATTCGCCAATGGATGAGTAACGAGCAATGACCATGACCCCAACTGAAAAAAGCGCCATTTTATTAATGACCATCGGTGAAGACCGTGCGGCGGAGGTGTTTAAGCACCTCTCTACTCGCGAGGTGCAGCATCTCAGTACCACGATGGCGACCATGAGTCAGGTTTCTCACCAGCAGTTAGGCGAAGTGCTCAACGAGTTTCAAGACGAAGCCGAACAGTACGAAGCGCTCAGCGTCAACGCCAGCGACTATCTACGGTCGGTATTGGTGAAAGCGCTAGGTGAAGAGCGCGCCTCTAGCCTGCTGGAAGACATACTGGAATCGCGCGAAACCGCCAGCGGCATCGAAACGCTCAACTTTATGGAGCCGCAGGCCGCAGCCGATATTATTCGCGATGAACATCCGCAGATCATCGCCACTATTTTGGTACATCTAAAACGTGCTCAGGCCGCCGATATTCTGGCTCAGTTTGACGAACGCCAGCGCAATGACGTGGTACTGCGTATCGCAACCTTCGGTGGCGTTCAGCCAACGGCGTTACAAGAACTGACCGAAGTGCTTAACGGTCTGCTAGATGGTCAAAACCTCAAACGCAGCAAAATGGGCGGTATCCGCACGGCGGCTGAGATTATCAACCTGATGAAAACCCAACAGGAAGAGTCGGTTATTGAAGCCATGCGTATCTACGACGGTGAACTGGCGCAGAAAATTATCGACGAAATGTTCCTGTTCGAAAATCTGGTCGACGTCGACGATCGCAGCATTCAGCGCATCTTGCAGGAAGTGGAATCCGAATCTCTGCTTATCGCCCTCAAAGGCGCCGACGAAGCGCTGCGTGAGAAGTTTATGCGCAATATGTCGCAACGTGCGGCCGATATTCTGCGTGACGATCTCTCCACGCGCGGACCCGTTCGTCTATCGCTGGTAGAAAGCGAACAAAAAGCGATTCTGCTGATCGTTCGTCGATTAGCCGAAAGCGGCGAAGTGGTGATCGGCGGCGGTGAGGATGCTTATGTCTAATCCTCCAAACCCGAAAGACGGATTCCGTAAAGCGGTCTTCCCCAAAGCCACCATTGAAGAAACCAATCAGCAATGGCAGCGCTGGGAGATGCGTGACTTTTCAGCGCCGCGTAAGCCCAAAATGCCTGCGTTCAAAATGGATCCACTGCCCCCTGCAGCGGAGTCCACCCCCGCAGTTATTGCACAGGCTGAGCTGGAACAGCTACGCGAAGATGCCCAAATGCAGGGCTATCAACACGGATTGCAGCAAGGCGAAAAACAGGGCTACGACACCGGCTTCCAACAAGGTCTCAACGAAGGCCGCTCTCAAGGATTGCAGCAGGCGCAAACTGAGCAACAGCCTATACTTGACCATTGGCGACAGCTTGCCCAAGAGTTCCAACATTCATTGCAGGCCATGGACAATGTGATTGCCGCACGCCTGATGCAGATGGCGTTGACCGCCGCTAAGCAAATCATCGGTCAGTCGCCGGTGTGCGATGCCAGCGCGGTGCTACAGCAAATTCAGCATTTAATTAATCAAGAACCGCTGTTTAACGGCAATTTACAGCTACGCGTCAATCCGCAAGATTTGCCGGTTATTCAGCAACAGCTCGGCGTACAGTTAGAACAGCAAGGCTGGCGCTTACTTGCCGATACCCAGCTCCACCGCGGCGGCTGCAAAATCAGCGCCGAGGGCGGCGAACTTGACGCCAGTATTGCTACCCGCTGGCAAGAATTGTGCAAACTGGCTGCGCCGGAGTTGCCATTATGACCCAACGCCTTAACACGTGGTTGCGCACCTTAGACGCGTTTGAAAAACGCATTCCGCAGATCCCCACAGCGCGGCGCTATGGTCGTTTAACCCGAGCAACAGGGCTGGTTCTCGAGGCCAGCGGTTTACAGTTGCCCATTGGCGCAACGTGCCTGATTGAGCGGTATGACGGCGTAAAAATTCAGCAGGTTGAAGCCGAAGTCGTTGGCTTTAATGGGCAACAACTGTTTCTCATGCCGTTAGAGGAAGTTGACGGCATTGTGCCTGGCGCACGCGTTTGCTCCCAAAGCGGCGGTTTACAGTCGGGCGGGAAACAACTTCCGCTTGGCCCCATGTTGCTGGGACGCGTACTCGACGGCGGCGCTAAACCCCTCGATGGGCTGCCGCCGCCGGAAGAGGCCGATCTCGGTGGGCTCACCACGCTGCCTTTTAACCCTTTGCAGCGTACGCCGATCGTTGACGTCCTCGACGTAGGCGTTCGCGCCATCAATGCGCTGCTGACCGTGGGACGTGGGCAGCGTATGGGGCTTTTTGCCGGTTCCGGCGTGGGTAAAAGCGTGCTACTCGGCATGATGGCACGTTATACGCAGGCCGATGTGATCGTCGTGGGGTTGATTGGTGAACGTGGTCGTGAAGTGAAAGACTTTATCGAGAATATTTTGGGCGACGAAGGCCGTAAGCGTTCGGTGGTTATCGCCGCGCCGGCCGACGTATCTCCCCTGCTACGTATGCAGGGCGCTTCATACGCCACACGTATTGCCGAAGACTTTCGCGATCGCGGCCAGCATGTGTTGCTGATCATGGATTCCCTCACCCGCTATGCCATGGCGCAGCGTGAAATCGCACTGGCTATCGGTGAACCGCCAGCGACCAAAGGTTATCCACCGTCGGTATTTGCCAAACTACCGGCGCTGGTTGAACGTGCGGGTAATGGCACGCACGGAGGCGGTTCGATCACCGCGTTTTACACGGTACTTACCGAGGGTGACGATCAACAAGACCCTATCGCCGACTCGGCGCGGGCAATTTTGGATGGGCACATTGTTCTGTCACGCCGTTTAGCCGAGGCCGGACACTATCCGGCCATCGATATTGAAGCATCGATCAGCCGAGCCATGACGTCGCTTATCAGCGATGACCACTACGCCCGTGTCAGACGCTTCAAACAGCTACTTTCAAGCTATCAGCGCAACCGCGATCTCATCAGCGTAGGCGCTTATGCCAAAGGCTCCGATCCGCTATTGGATCAGGCCATTACACTTTATCCGCATTTGGAAGCGTTTTTGCAACAAGGGATCTTCGAGCGCAGCGGCTATGCCGATGCCTGCTCAAGTCTTCAGGCTTTGTTCCCCGCATAGGGCACTAAATAGGCATCTCTGCACGCTGAATTCGTTCAGTACACGCGCAGAGGTAGGAGGTAAAAATGTCTTCACCCATGGGCACGCTACGTGACCTTGCACAGCAAGATGTTGATGATGCCACCACCGCACTAGGCAAGTCTCAGCAAGCGTTTTTACATGCAGAACAGCAGCTTACTATGCTGCTCAATTACCAAGATGAATACCGCCAGCGTCTCAATCAGGGGATGAGCGGTGGGATGGATGCGTCCAGTTGGCGTAACTACCAGCAGTTTATTCGCACCTTGGATCAGGCAATTGATCAGCATCGCCTACAGTTAAATCAATGCAATGTCAGACTCGCAACCGCCACGCGCTGCTGGCAGGAAAAACAGCAACGCCTAAATGCGTTTTGCACGCTCCACGAGCGCCAAGAGCATCAGCTAAAGATGCAGCTCAATAAACAAGATCAAAAACGGATGGATGAGTACGCCCAGCGTGCCGCCATGAGGAGAGAAAAATCATGACGTCCCCACTGCTCGCTGTTGCGATGACGAATCCTACAGCAGCCAATGCGAGTGCCCCGTCGGCTAAATCAGCGAAGAAAGCGGCTGCACCTTTCTCTAACGTGCTGTCTCAAGCACACTCACAGAGCAAAGAGAATCGAGCGCCACACGCGACAACCACTAAATCAGGTTCCGGTTTAGCCGAAAAAACAGACCTTAAAACGTTGCAGGCGGCGCTGGCCAAAACATTACAAAATCAGTCCGCTAAGGGCGAAGATACGCAGAAATTATTGGGTCAACTGGCGACGCTGGATCCAAAACAGCAGCAAAAACTACTGGCATCACTCAGCGCCTCTCTCGCAGATAAAAAAACGGCGGACAAAGACGATCATCTACAAACGTTGACGGAAACGGTCGCAGACAAAGGCACTGAACAAGCGGGACAAGCCGCCATCAGCGCCTTGTTTGCTATGCTGCCCGATGCACTGCCAAAAGTTGCCGCGTCTGACACCGCAGACAGCGCTGAAATCAACATGGCGCTGAATACCACTGCATCCGAGCGCGCAGATCCTCTTATGAACCTGCTGACAGGCGAAGATAAAAAAGAGGCCAAACTGGATCTTGGAACCTTATTAAAATCTGATAAGCCAAGCGCCGACGCAGATAGTCAGCAATTAGACCTCTCCTTAGCGGCGGTGCCGAGTAAAAAGAGCGATCCTTCAGTGCTCAAATCGAGCGTTGAAACCAGCGCGGCCCCGTTAAACACCGCCGAGATCCCGCTGAAACTTGCCCCTCAACTCGAGGATGCTCGCCTTCCGCGCAGCGATCTCAATCTTTCGCAGCAGCCTACGCATACGCTAAGCCAAGCGATGCACAATATTGCCGTGAGTAGCCCCGTTGTAGCACCGCAAACAACCGCGGTCCCAGCCGCACCGATGCCAACGCCGGTGCTTAATGCGCAGTTAGGCAGCAGCGAATGGCAGCAGGCATTAGGCCAGCAAATCTTGATGTTTAATCGCAGCGGCCAGCACAGCGCCGAACTGCGCCTGCATCCACAGGATTTAGGATCGCTGCAAATCAGCCTACGCATCGATGACAACCAAGCGCAGCTGCACATGGCATCGGGGCATAGTCAGGTACGCGCCGCGCTGGAAGCCGCCCTCCCCCAACTGCGCACCGCGCTGGCGGATAGCGGTATTCAGCTAGGACAAAGCAGCGTCGGCAGCGAAGCCCAACCGCAGTGGAGCGGTGGCCAGCAAAACGCCTCCGACCGACAGGCCACTTCCGGTGGATTTAGTGTGGATGGGAATACCGACGATAGAATCGTTACTGCCAGTGCATCGGCTAAGTCGGTGAGAGTTGGGGGAGTGGATATTAGTGTTTAAATTTCATTTCATTTAATTAAATTGAGTGGAGTGTGGGGTAAGGTTTCGTTCGTTTAGCTTATATGTGGTTGCGATGTAAGGTTTCGTACGCCTTTCTCTATGAGATATGGTGTAAGGTTTCGACCGCCTATCAATAACCGCTTTCATATGTAGCCAAGTCGAAGGCGTCCGATGAGAGCCCCGTTGCGCGGGGGCTCTCAACTCGCGCGCTTTTATCCGAGACGCCATTTCCGCTACGGTTTGGTATCGCCCATCCAGGGCGCCCCAAACTCCGCCGGTACATCCCTGTACCGGCGGCTCTCCCTACCAAGACTTAAACTAAAAAACAGATAGAGTTTTTGTCTGTTGTCTGTTGTCTGTTGTCTGTTGTCTTTTTCCTTTTGGGTTTTGGGTTTTGGGTTTTGGGTTTTGGGTTTTGGGTTTGACCTTTTCCGGCACGTTGTTTTTCAGCCGAGTAGAGGAATGCAGGCTAGGATTCGCCGACAGGGACGTCGGCGAAAGAACGGAGGAGCCAGGATGGCGATTGCCGTTCGTTCCGTTAAAGCCGGAATGACGAAATGAGGGAACCTGCGAAGCAGGCTGAAGAACGGTGCCAAGCCGGGTTGTTAGGGGGCGGCGATTGGCCCCCTAACACGGACGCCAGCAAGATGTATATGTCTGGCTGGATATATTAGGCGTACGTAATATGCACCATGACTAAGATACCTCAGCAGTAGCAATCAAACAGCCCAAACATTAACCATCCGCGTGGCATCCACCACAATTAACCCCATTTTCACCCTCTATTCCCCCCATTGAACACCCGCGAGGCAAGGATAATAACAGCACAAGCAAAATTCATGTGCGCTTCTTCGCACCGTAACAGGAATCATCCCCTTATGTCTGAAACCACACTCCCCAAGAACACTAAGCGGCGTGCCAAATGGGTATGGATACTGTTAATTCTTATTGCTGCGGGTGCGGGTGGCGGTTTTTATGGCTGGAAATATTATCAGCACCAAGAAACCCTCGCCGAAAGCAAACCGGTTCCACCGCCGATGCCGGTATTTATGCCTCTCGATACCTTCACCGTTAACCTGATCAGCGACGGCGAAGATGCCGATCGTGTGCTTTACATCGGCTTAACCCTGCGTTTGCCCGATGAAGCCACACGTAAACGTATGAACGATTATCTGCCTGAAATGCGCAGCCGTTTACTGATGCTGCTTTCGCGCCAACACGCCGCCACACTAGCCAGTGAACAGGGTAAAACTCAGTTAATGACTGATATTAAAGCCGTGCTCATGCCGCCAATTGCTCCCGGTCAGCCAAAGCAGATCGTTAGCGACGTGTTGTTTACAGCCTTTATCCTGCGGTAATCACTATGTCTGATAGCATTCTGTCACAGGCCGAAATTGACGCGTTGCTGAACGGCGATAGCGACAATGGAAAGCCTGACAACGAAGTTCCGCTCGCGGGAAGCGAAAGCGACGTTCGCCCCTACGACCCGACCACTCAGCGTCGGGTGGTACGTGAACGTCTGCAAGCACTGGAAATCATCAACGAGCGCTTTGCCCGTCAGTTTCGTATGGGGCTGTTTAACCTGCTGCGCCGTAGCCCTGATATCACGGTCGGTGCGGTTAAAATCCAGCCCTATCATGAGTTCGCCCGTAACCTTCCGGTGCCAACCAACCTCAACCTTATTCACCTCAATCCGTTACGCGGCACCGCGCTCATGGTGTTTGCGCCAAGCTTAGTGTTTATGGCGGTGGATAACCTGTTTGGTGGCGATGGTCGTTTCCCAACCAAAGTCGATGGCCGTGAGTTCACCCATACCGAACAGCGCGTGATTAAACGCATGCTGCGCTTGGCGCTGGATGCCTATCGCGATGCGTGGAGCGCCATTTATAAACTGGAAGTGGAATACGTTCGCTCTGAAATTCAGGTGAAATTCACCAATATCACCACCTCACCTAACGATATCGTGGTCACAACGCCTTTCACGATTGAAGTGGGTGCGCTGAGCGGCGAGTTTAATATCTGTATTCCTTTCTCGATGATTGAGCCGCTGCGCGAGCTGCTGGTTAACCCACCATTAGAGAACTCGAAACAAGAAGATCAGCACTGGCGCGATACGCTCAGCAAACAGGTTCAGCACTCTGAGCTGGAGCTGGTGGCCAACTTTGTTGATATTCCTTTACGCCTGTCGGAAGTGCTTAAGCTTCAGCCTGGCGATGTATTACCGATTGAAAAACCTGAAAAACTTATCGCCAATGTGGATGGTGTGCCGGTTTTAACCTGCCAATACGGCAGCCAAAACGGCCAATATGCACTGCGCGTAGAACGATTAATCAACCCTATTTTAAATGCTCTGAGCGAGGATCAGCCCAATGAGTGACGTCAACAAGCCGTCTGCCGAAGGTCATGACGACGCCGCCGACCTGTGGGCGGAAGCGATGAACGAACAGCAAACCACCGAAAACACCTCGGCGGGAAATGCTGCGGATGAGATTTTCCAAAATCTTGATAATCCATCACCGTTGGCCGGCAATCTGCACGATATCGATTTGATTTTAGATATTCCGGTCAAACTGACGGTGGAACTAGGCCGTACCAAGATGACGATCAAAGAGCTGCTGCGTTTGTCGCAGGGTTCAGTGGTGGCGCTTGACGGTCTGGCCGGCGAACCGTTGGATATTCTGATTAACGGTTATCTGATTGCCCAAGGTGAAGTGGTAGTGGTTGCCGATAAGTTTGGCGTCCGTATCACCGACATCATTACGCCGTCTGAACGCATGCGTCGCCTGAGCCGCTGATGATCCCCGCCACTTCAACGTCCACCAGCGCTCCCGCGGCACCCGCCGTGGCAACGGGCAGCGTGCTGACACAGGTTGGCAGTACGCTGGGCGCCATACTGCTGCTGATTTTGATAATCGGTTGGCTGGTTAAACGCTTAGGTTTCGCGCCTAAAAACAGCCGCAGCAGCATGCTCAACGTACGTGCAAGCTGTTCGCTCGGCGCACGTGAACGCGTGGTGGTGGTTGAAGTGGATAATCAATGCTTGGTGCTCGGCGTCACCAGCCAGAGCGTCACGCATCTGCATACTTTCACCGCTCCCCTTGCTGAAGATGAATCCGTTGAGAAAAAACAGGACTTCAGCCAGATCTTCAAGCAGGTGATACAGCAACAATTTGGTAAGCGCGGAGATAAGTCTTAATGCGCACTCAGCGTTTAATCCTTGGCCTTGGAGCCATAACATTACTTCTGGCTAGCCCACTGGCGCTGGCGCAGCTGCCCGGCATTATTTCACAGCCGCTGGCAAACGGCGGACAAAACTGGTCGTTGCCGGTTCAAACGCTGGTTTTCCTCACCTCGTTAACGTTTTTGCCCGCCGCATTGCTGATGATGACCAGCTTTACCCGCATCATCATCGTGTTGGGATTATTACGCAGCGCATTAGGCACACCGTCGGCGCCACCCAATCAGGTGATGCTAGGGCTGGCGCTGTTTCTCACCTTTTTCGTGATGTCTCCGGTGTTTGATAAAATTTATCAGGATGCCTATCAGCCTTTTAGCCAAGACAAAATCACCATGGACGTCGCCATGGATCGCGGTGCCCAGCCGCTGCGCGAATTCATGCTGCGCCAAACCCGTGAAACCGATCTGGCGCTGTACGCTAAATTAGCCAATTTGCCACAGATGTCGGGGCCAGAAGACGTACCAATGCGCATTCTGCTGCCCGCTTATGTCACCAGCGAGTTAAAAACGGCCTTTCAGATTGGCTTCACTATTTTCATTCCTTTTTTGATTATCGACCTGGTGGTTGCCAGCGTGTTGATGGCGCTCGGGATGATGATGGTTCCACCGGCCACCATTTCGCTGCCGTTCAAATTAATGCTGTTTGTCTTAGTCGATGGTTGGCAGCTGTTATTGGGCTCGCTAGCGCAGAGTTTTTACAGTTAACCGCCCCACTCACTGAGTAAAAAATATGACTCCAGAATCCGTAATGGCGCTCGGTTATCAGGCAATGAAAGTGGGATTGGCTTTGGCAACGCCGTTACTGTTGGCTGCGTTGATCAGTGGTTTGGTGATCAGCTTGCTGCAGGCTGCCACACAGATTAACGAAATGACGCTGTCGTTTATTCCTAAAATTCTGGCCGTATTCGCGACCATGGTCATTGCTGGGCCGTGGATGCTCAGCCTGTTACTTGATTACATGCGCACCCTTTTCACCAGTATTCCCTCCATCATCGGCTAACGCGCACGATGATTTCATTTGATACCTCCCAACTGGCCTTAT
This is a stretch of genomic DNA from Hafnia alvei. It encodes these proteins:
- the fliO gene encoding flagellar biosynthetic protein FliO; protein product: MIPATSTSTSAPAAPAVATGSVLTQVGSTLGAILLLILIIGWLVKRLGFAPKNSRSSMLNVRASCSLGARERVVVVEVDNQCLVLGVTSQSVTHLHTFTAPLAEDESVEKKQDFSQIFKQVIQQQFGKRGDKS
- the fliP gene encoding flagellar type III secretion system pore protein FliP (The bacterial flagellar biogenesis protein FliP forms a type III secretion system (T3SS)-type pore required for flagellar assembly.); the protein is MRTQRLILGLGAITLLLASPLALAQLPGIISQPLANGGQNWSLPVQTLVFLTSLTFLPAALLMMTSFTRIIIVLGLLRSALGTPSAPPNQVMLGLALFLTFFVMSPVFDKIYQDAYQPFSQDKITMDVAMDRGAQPLREFMLRQTRETDLALYAKLANLPQMSGPEDVPMRILLPAYVTSELKTAFQIGFTIFIPFLIIDLVVASVLMALGMMMVPPATISLPFKLMLFVLVDGWQLLLGSLAQSFYS
- the fliQ gene encoding flagellar biosynthesis protein FliQ — encoded protein: MTPESVMALGYQAMKVGLALATPLLLAALISGLVISLLQAATQINEMTLSFIPKILAVFATMVIAGPWMLSLLLDYMRTLFTSIPSIIG